The genomic DNA ATTGTTGAGGAAGAAGTTGTCGAGGAGGAACTTGTTGAAATAGATGCCGGGTTCAACTGTCACAACCATTCCAGACTCCAAGACTGGCGCATCGACGCTATGCAGAGCGCTGTACGATAGATCAGTCGTGTTCGAGAGGTCTTCTAGTGCCGAGTCGTTCAGCATAGGAGCCCATTCCGGCTTCCAGCGCGTGATTTTCGCTCTCAATCGTTCGACCTGCGACGCCTCCCGGACATCATTTTGTGCGAGGGGTGGGGCAGGATCCGGGGATACATCATGCACCTCAAGACCAACATGATGCCCTAGACCGTGCGGCATAAAGGCTCTAGAAGTCCCCGCTGCAAAAATGGTCCCAACTTGATCTCCAACCAGAATCCCAAGCTTCAAAAGACcttcgatgatgagctggTGTGCGTACCAGAAGATCTCAATGAACTGTACACCTGGTAGCATACGTCTTATGCAGGACTCTTGTACGAATTCGACCAAGTGATAGATATCTTTCGCCTCCTGAGATGGCCAGTGTCCAGGATGTTTCCGATTGATTGGCAATGTGCGTGTCACATCCGAAGCGTATCTTTCTACTTCGCAGCCAGCATCGAGGACCACTGTCTGGCCGTGTCCGAACTCTGCGGTGTTGTCTGAGTAGTGGAGTTCAGCGGCATTGGGGCCTGATCCTGCAATTGGGTCGTACGCTTGTATTTTTGCTTTTCTGGCGATGCAGACTTTCATGTATGCTGCGTCGACATCTGCTTCATTGGTGAAGTGAGATATCCCTTTCATGACGTTGAAGTGGGCATCTGCCGTAATGTCGTTTGCACGCCGGATCAAGGCGATCTCGTGCTCGTCCTTGATAACTCTGCAGGCATCGATGGCGTGGCGTAGGGACTTTGTGTCGATAGGCTTGCTGGGCTTCACGGAGGGATTCTGTAGTCCATCGTTGTAGAAACTCCAGAAATCTTCTGATGAGGGGACCTTGTCGGGTTTGATGTAGTGAGCTGCGTCGATATCGTATTTTTCCAGAGCCTCCTCTATCGTGCTGCCCCTGCCGTACCACACAACTCGCTGCTTATTTATCGGTGGCAGCCACAGCGAGAGCTTGTCTTTGCTAATGTCGTATGTGACGAAAGTATCGGCCTCATTACATCCTGtcagatagtagaagtagcgATCTTGGCGAAAGGGTGCTGGCATATCCGAGTTTGGCCAGTTCCTCGCGTTTGTGGCCGCCAGGAGTATGAAGCCATGCGATACCTTGAGCTTCCCTGCCACCCTCCTGGCATGTGCCTTGGCAGGGTACTTGTCGACACCTCCCTCCACATGTATGCGAATCCTCATCGTGTCCATTGATGCTCCTGTTGATGACGGAGCGTAAGTCTCGAGCAGTCGTGAAGTGGACGTGCTCGGCTGCGCGGCCAAGCGGATCTGCCTCCTAGGTTCCGCCCGTCGCAAGGAtcctgcttcttcacatcttcatcttcatcgctgcgATGAAGATGCATAAAATCTCGACTGCATCGAAATTGCCTGCATGTTGGACTTTCTATCAGCGTTCTCGAAGTCATCAAGAGTTCGCGAAGTCCAATCGTGCGACGACTCCATTCTCGGCTGCCACAATGCTTTTCCCGTTTGGGCCCTGAGCGGCAACAGAAACATGTCGATAATTGTCACCAGGAGGCGAAGCAACCTCAGATTCCAGAAGTATCATCGCATTTGATGGCATGGGTATTGTAAAAATCTTGGAGTTGATAGATGATCGCGGCCATATCGACTTCAGGCTGCCTTCAATTTCATCGAAGACAATCCTCCACCAGATGACGTGCGGTTTTGGAGAAATGGACACAAGCATGTGGCGTGCAAAGCCACGGCTATCCGAATCAGGTCACTCAGCGGTCGTACCTAACTTAGTGACAAGAACATACATGCAGCTGGAGAGGCTTTACGCGTATACAGCGGCTGAGGACTGACGTCAAGCAGCTCGACCGAAAACGCGCCGCTGCACAACTGGCGCACTAGGAACAAAGCTGTACTAATGAGCACGAATAGTTTCCTTCGGGAAGGAAGCGCCAGTGTGCCATGCACAGCCATGGCTGCAAGTGCGACGTTGTGCAGTCACTTTTCACGCCTACGCCTGCCATTACGCGCTGGCCAAGCACAATGAATCCTTCCGCGGCTCCAAGACGGCCTTCACGCCTCATGTGGATACTAACTACTCTTGGCTTTCGACAACGCGCCCAGCatagccatcatcatcgatctGTATTCAAATGCTCGAAAGCTGTCGTACAGCCGTCGACGTCTTCTGTGGTTCTTACCCACCACTATTCACTACGCCAGGACTATGCCCAAGCTCCGTACAGGCCTGTTGGCCTCACTCTCCCTTGTTGATGCCTTCACTCCAGTGACTTCAACAACTGACAGCGGCAATAATGCAAAGAGACAAGAGAGCCCATGCGCGCAGCTCAACACCTCGCTACAGGATAGGACAGTTCCAGCACAGATTGCTCTGTCATGTTTACGGACAGTCCCGCTGCAAAATGAGGCCAATATTGACCAACTGGACGGCTTGCGAATATTCTTGGAATCGGAGAGCGATCTTTTGTATCTCAACAGTTCAGAGCCTGCACGCTTATACCCTGATGTCGATCTGCTTGCAGGACTCGATACCTTGCAGCAGAGGCTAGGAGAGGACTACTACTCCAATGAGTATGGCTGATGTTGCCTTTGTGTAACCGAAGTAAGCTAATTGG from Cercospora beticola chromosome 3, complete sequence includes the following:
- a CDS encoding uncharacterized protein (MEROPS:MER0001733) → MRIRIHVEGGVDKYPAKAHARRVAGKLKVSHGFILLAATNARNWPNSDMPAPFRQDRYFYYLTGCNEADTFVTYDISKDKLSLWLPPINKQRVVWYGRGSTIEEALEKYDIDAAHYIKPDKVPSSEDFWSFYNDGLQNPSVKPSKPIDTKSLRHAIDACRVIKDEHEIALIRRANDITADAHFNVMKGISHFTNEADVDAAYMKVCIARKAKIQAYDPIAGSGPNAAELHYSDNTAEFGHGQTVVLDAGCEVERYASDVTRTLPINRKHPGHWPSQEAKDIYHLVEFVQESCIRRMLPGVQFIEIFWYAHQLIIEGLLKLGILVGDQVGTIFAAGTSRAFMPHGLGHHVGLEVHDVSPDPAPPLAQNDVREASQVERLRAKITRWKPEWAPMLNDSALEDLSNTTDLSYSALHSVDAPVLESGMVVTVEPGIYFNKFLLDNFFLNNPKHRQFIDMKVLKRYMQVGGVRIEDDILITKHGYENLTTAPKGGEMLKIIRKHAK